Genomic window (Arthrobacter sp. StoSoilA2):
TGAACGGCGCACCGGCGAACCCGATGAGTGGAGTCTTGCCCAGTTCCGCAACCGTCAGGCGGACGGCTTCGCGGATGGGCTCAAGTGCTTCCCACGTCAGCTTGGGGAGGGCGGCGACATCGGCGGCCGTCCGGACCGGCTTGTCCAGGACCGGACCCACGCCCGGAACGATGTCCACGCCAACGCCTGCGAGCTTCAGAGGGATAACGATGTCGGAGAAGAAGATGGCTGCATCCACATCATGGCGGCGAACCGGCTGCAGGGTGATCTCCGCGGCCAGCTCGGGACGCAGGCACGAGTCCAGCATGGCAACGCCCTCGCGGACCTTCAGGTATTCCGGCAGGGAGCGGCCGGCCTGGCGCATGAACCACACCGGCCTGCGCGAGGGCTTGCCGCCCCGGTAGGCGGTGATGAGCGGGGAGTCCGACGTACGGCCGTCCATCAACGGGTGATCCGCGCCAAGTTTGCCGGCAGGTTCGCCTGCAGTGGCGTTGGTGGCCGTATTATTGGATGCTGCCGCGCTAGAAGTCATGCCTTTGATTGTGCCGAAAATCCCGGCCAAAAGATAACGACAGGCTGTCACGTCCCACCCCTCCAACCGGTGGCGTGGCGGGGATCACGTAACCGCGTGTGAATTCCCACTGCGCCGCATTGTTCTACCGGCCTGCGAAAAAGCTATGATTGGGGTGCTGTGGTTCTTTTCTCATTGGTGGCTACACACGCCGACATCGACCTCGAAACCGTTGCTCAGCTGAGCAACGGTTCCTCTGAGCTTGCCTCTTCGGCCCTCTCCGGATCCCCGCTGGTCTCCGGTGCCGTCGTCCTGGCAACCTGCAACCGCTATGAGATCTACGGCGAAACAGCCAACGGAGCAGGCCTCGAAGCTGCCCGATCGGCCCTTGTCTCCCAGATCAGCGAATTGAGTGGCCTCAGCGAACAACTCGTCTCCCGCTCCTTCAGCACGCACACGGGACCTGACGTCACCCGGCACCTCTTCGCTGTAAGCGCCGGCCTGGACTCTGCGGTGGTGGGCGAACGCGAAATAGCGGGCCAGGTCCGCCGGGCCCTGATCACCGCGCAGCAGGAAGGCACTGCAAGTTCCGGACTCGTCCGCCTCTTCCAGGCTGCATCCAAGACCGCAAAAGACGTTGGCGCCCAGACGGCCCTCGGCTCCCGCGGCCTTTCCATCGTCTCTGTAGCCCTGGATCTGGCAACGGACCTCTCTGACAGTGACGATTGGTCTGCCAAGAAGGTAGTCGTCTTCGGAACGGGCGCCTACGCCGGGGCCACCATGTCCCTGCTCCGCGAACGCGGATGCACCGATGTTTCCGTCTACTCCTCCTCCGGCCGCGCCGAGGGTTTCGTCGCTACCCGGGGTGGGACAGCGCTCGACGCCGACAGCCTTCCGGCGGCGGTTGCCGCCGCCGACGTCATGATCGGGTGCAGCGGTTCGGACACGCGCGTTGAAGCCGATGATCTTGCGCGGGTCAGGGCAAATTCAGGTAAGCCACTAATCGCGATCGATCTTGCGCTCACCCACGACTTCGACCCCGCAGTAGGCGAGCTCGACGGCGTCGAGCTCCTCACGCTTGAATCCGTACGTCTCGCTGCACCCCAGGAACAGGCAGAATCCCTGTC
Coding sequences:
- a CDS encoding glutamyl-tRNA reductase — its product is MVLFSLVATHADIDLETVAQLSNGSSELASSALSGSPLVSGAVVLATCNRYEIYGETANGAGLEAARSALVSQISELSGLSEQLVSRSFSTHTGPDVTRHLFAVSAGLDSAVVGEREIAGQVRRALITAQQEGTASSGLVRLFQAASKTAKDVGAQTALGSRGLSIVSVALDLATDLSDSDDWSAKKVVVFGTGAYAGATMSLLRERGCTDVSVYSSSGRAEGFVATRGGTALDADSLPAAVAAADVMIGCSGSDTRVEADDLARVRANSGKPLIAIDLALTHDFDPAVGELDGVELLTLESVRLAAPQEQAESLSHASEIVNGAASAFEAERESRSVDSAIVALRRHTMNVLDAEMEKVRARHGCTAAAEEVEFALRRMVKQLLHIPTVRARELAANGQQDDYVAALEALYGIQVEQPQAPAAAECPVDHEQLRSESA